A genome region from Arthrobacter sp. SLBN-100 includes the following:
- a CDS encoding LacI family DNA-binding transcriptional regulator — translation MKQSSAAPRPVTMEDVARDAGVSRALVSLVMRESPNVSPGKRAAVLEAAAALGYSPNRLASRLASHRTKTLGVLFLDLHNSVFADIYDGIAEGLAGSGNQVMVAVGSADPRTELEAVRSFVDLRVDGVLLAGYTGTSGELAAALRGTPAVVITREMEVDGVDSVLTDDFRSGALAVEHLYGLGHRRIAHIDISDWLPYTARREGYLHAMKQFGLEPMLVHSDMTERGGRQVMENFLANRTALPTAIFAHNDLTAIGVMEALHTHGMAVPDDVAIVGCDNTEAAASPLIGLTSIDQHAGELGRLAAQVMLDRVANPGGEPITRTLQPALMARRSTAGSQGSKRHAGD, via the coding sequence GTGAAGCAGAGTTCCGCCGCGCCCCGGCCGGTCACCATGGAGGACGTAGCGCGCGACGCCGGGGTGAGCCGCGCCCTGGTGTCCCTGGTCATGCGCGAGTCGCCCAACGTGTCGCCCGGCAAGCGTGCCGCCGTGCTGGAAGCCGCCGCCGCCCTGGGCTATTCCCCCAACCGGTTGGCGAGCCGTCTGGCCAGCCACCGCACCAAAACCCTGGGCGTCCTCTTCCTTGACCTGCACAACTCCGTCTTCGCCGATATCTATGACGGCATCGCGGAAGGACTGGCTGGCAGCGGCAACCAGGTGATGGTCGCCGTCGGCTCCGCTGATCCACGAACGGAACTTGAAGCCGTCCGGTCCTTCGTGGACCTGCGGGTGGACGGTGTGCTGCTGGCCGGCTACACCGGCACATCCGGTGAGTTGGCGGCTGCCCTGCGCGGGACCCCCGCCGTCGTCATCACCCGGGAGATGGAGGTCGACGGCGTCGATTCCGTCCTGACCGACGACTTCCGCTCCGGGGCGCTTGCGGTGGAGCACCTGTACGGACTGGGGCACCGGCGCATCGCGCACATCGATATCTCTGACTGGCTTCCCTACACAGCCCGCAGGGAAGGCTACCTGCACGCCATGAAGCAGTTCGGGCTCGAGCCGATGCTGGTGCACAGTGACATGACCGAACGCGGCGGACGGCAGGTGATGGAGAATTTCCTGGCCAACCGCACTGCGCTGCCTACTGCAATTTTTGCCCACAACGACCTCACGGCAATTGGCGTTATGGAGGCCCTGCACACCCATGGGATGGCCGTTCCGGATGACGTGGCCATCGTGGGCTGCGACAACACCGAGGCGGCCGCCTCACCGCTGATCGGGCTGACCTCTATCGATCAACACGCCGGGGAACTTGGCCGTTTAGCGGCGCAGGTGATGCTGGACCGGGTGGCCAATCCTGGCGGGGAACCCATAACCCGCACACTTCAGCCCGCCCTGATGGCCCGCAGGTCCACCGCCGGGAGCCAGGG
- the iolB gene encoding 5-deoxy-glucuronate isomerase, translating to MANWVYPLGTATDGKWDVSIGTSDSSLTVEGWAHTGLKVATLAAGAAVELPAAGEERIVVPLNGSFTVTVDGTGYPLKGRASVFQGPSDVLYSGTGRGVTISSADGGRVAVAAAPANAWYPTRLVTAAETPVELRGAGNCSRQVHNFGTPAALEADRFIVCEVLTPAGNWSSYPPHKHDEEKDGETHLEEIYYFETQVAAGSAAPADADAIGYQRVYASDERPIDVSAEVRTGDVVLVPYGWHGPAMAAPGYDLYYLNVMAGPGPVREWLISDDPHHGWVRQSWDGQDIDPRLPFGA from the coding sequence ATGGCCAACTGGGTCTATCCGCTGGGCACCGCCACTGACGGTAAATGGGACGTCTCGATCGGAACCTCCGATTCCTCCCTCACCGTGGAGGGGTGGGCACACACCGGACTGAAGGTCGCCACACTCGCCGCGGGGGCCGCCGTCGAACTTCCCGCCGCCGGTGAGGAACGTATCGTGGTGCCCCTCAACGGATCCTTCACCGTGACGGTGGATGGGACCGGGTACCCCCTGAAGGGCCGCGCCTCGGTGTTCCAGGGCCCCAGCGACGTCCTGTACTCCGGAACCGGGCGGGGCGTGACCATCAGCTCTGCGGACGGCGGGCGGGTTGCCGTTGCAGCGGCGCCCGCCAATGCCTGGTATCCCACCCGCCTGGTGACCGCGGCCGAAACGCCCGTGGAGCTGCGCGGGGCCGGCAACTGCTCCCGCCAGGTCCACAACTTCGGCACTCCCGCCGCGCTGGAAGCCGACCGGTTCATCGTCTGCGAAGTCCTCACCCCCGCTGGCAACTGGTCCTCATACCCCCCGCACAAGCACGACGAGGAGAAAGACGGCGAGACCCACCTCGAGGAGATCTACTACTTCGAAACCCAAGTGGCAGCCGGTTCCGCCGCACCCGCCGACGCTGACGCCATCGGCTACCAGCGGGTCTACGCCTCCGACGAGCGTCCCATCGATGTCTCGGCGGAAGTTCGCACTGGCGATGTTGTGCTGGTCCCCTACGGCTGGCACGGCCCGGCTATGGCGGCGCCGGGCTACGACCTGTACTACCTGAACGTGATGGCAGGCCCGGGGCCGGTGCGGGAATGGCTGATCAGTGACGACCCGCACCACGGCTGGGTCCGCCAGAGCTGGGATGGCCAGGATATCGACCCGCGGCTGCCGTTCGGCGCCTGA
- a CDS encoding GntR family transcriptional regulator, with the protein MANNLGLIIDRSSPVPLYHQVVQGIEAAIYSGVLEPGSRLENEIDLAAQLNLSRPTMRKAMDELVRSGLLVRKRGVGTQVVSSQVRRPLELSSLYDDLTNNGKKPTTDVLSFAHVEADEATLATLQLPAGSKVYHFTRLRKVGGKPLALMENWVRDDIAAMDEAMLAAEGLYSILRRGGVNFRLATQRIGAMTANDYQASMLDAAPGSALVTMERTAVDDTGRRVETGQHVYRADSYSFEMTLVQR; encoded by the coding sequence GTGGCGAACAACCTCGGTCTCATCATCGACCGCTCCTCTCCAGTGCCCCTCTACCACCAGGTGGTGCAGGGTATCGAAGCCGCGATCTACAGCGGGGTACTGGAACCGGGCAGCCGGCTGGAGAATGAAATCGACCTCGCCGCCCAACTGAACCTTTCCCGCCCCACCATGCGCAAGGCCATGGACGAGCTGGTCCGGTCGGGACTGCTGGTTCGCAAACGTGGGGTGGGCACGCAGGTGGTCTCCAGCCAAGTGCGCCGCCCATTGGAGCTTTCCAGCCTCTATGACGACCTCACGAATAACGGTAAAAAGCCCACCACGGACGTTTTGAGCTTCGCCCACGTAGAGGCGGACGAGGCAACCCTGGCAACACTCCAACTGCCGGCCGGATCCAAGGTTTACCACTTCACCCGGCTGCGGAAGGTGGGCGGCAAGCCGTTGGCACTGATGGAGAACTGGGTACGTGATGACATCGCGGCCATGGATGAAGCCATGCTGGCCGCCGAAGGCCTATATTCGATCCTCCGCCGCGGGGGCGTGAACTTCCGCCTGGCCACTCAGCGCATCGGCGCCATGACCGCCAACGACTACCAGGCCTCCATGCTGGACGCCGCACCCGGATCTGCACTGGTCACCATGGAACGCACCGCCGTGGACGACACCGGCCGGCGGGTGGAAACGGGACAGCACGTGTATCGCGCCGATTCCTACAGCTTTGAAATGACACTCGTACAGCGCTAA
- a CDS encoding LOG family protein — MNPSGKLGPSPRILDVEDLASFDRLVSSGAEDMDGWHAQSLDLRGRSAALSQIRVEGAIFLGCTFDEGMEDGLRRRGALIFPRVEGVPFNPYRAGLYSPQELYEGLADSPYEELPDARIYQWSIQPGLRHRLDATLASALHDHAIGDALDELHRSDGWSGRKMVGVMGGHAAQRGSADYAQAALLGRLLARDGHMVGTGGGPGAMEAANLGAYLSQADDGALQAALQTLASVPGFRPSVSAWARAAAAVVERYPGGTTSLGIPTWFYGHEPPNYFATHIAKYFANAIREAILLELCHGGIVFLPGAAGTVQEIFQDACENYYAPELKVTPMVLVGKHHWEHQYPAWPMLRSLAAGRSMEERIFLVDSVEDAVAVLRG, encoded by the coding sequence GTGAATCCCTCCGGAAAACTCGGGCCCAGCCCCCGCATCCTCGATGTGGAGGACCTGGCCAGCTTCGACCGGCTGGTCAGCTCTGGAGCCGAGGACATGGATGGCTGGCACGCCCAGTCCCTTGACCTCCGCGGGCGGTCTGCCGCGCTGAGCCAAATCCGGGTCGAGGGCGCCATCTTCCTGGGCTGCACCTTTGACGAGGGAATGGAGGACGGGCTCCGCCGCCGGGGCGCCCTGATCTTCCCACGCGTCGAGGGCGTGCCCTTCAACCCCTACCGGGCCGGGCTTTACTCGCCGCAGGAGCTGTACGAGGGACTCGCGGATTCGCCGTACGAAGAACTGCCGGACGCGAGGATCTACCAGTGGAGCATCCAGCCCGGGCTGCGGCACCGGCTGGATGCCACCCTGGCCTCGGCCCTCCACGACCATGCCATTGGCGATGCGCTGGACGAGCTTCACCGGTCGGACGGCTGGTCGGGCCGGAAAATGGTGGGCGTGATGGGCGGGCACGCCGCCCAGCGGGGGAGTGCCGACTACGCCCAGGCGGCACTGCTGGGCAGGCTGCTGGCGCGGGACGGCCACATGGTGGGGACGGGAGGCGGGCCCGGCGCCATGGAGGCTGCCAACCTTGGCGCCTACCTCAGCCAAGCCGACGACGGCGCGCTGCAGGCCGCGCTTCAGACGCTCGCCTCCGTCCCGGGCTTTCGTCCCTCGGTGTCCGCGTGGGCTCGCGCGGCGGCTGCCGTCGTCGAACGCTATCCCGGAGGAACAACGTCCCTGGGGATCCCCACCTGGTTCTACGGTCACGAGCCGCCCAACTACTTCGCCACGCACATCGCCAAGTACTTCGCCAACGCCATCCGCGAAGCCATCCTGCTGGAGCTCTGCCACGGCGGCATTGTGTTCCTGCCCGGAGCGGCTGGAACGGTCCAGGAGATCTTCCAGGATGCGTGTGAGAACTACTACGCTCCGGAGCTGAAGGTTACCCCAATGGTGCTGGTGGGCAAGCATCACTGGGAGCATCAGTACCCGGCGTGGCCCATGCTCCGCAGCCTGGCAGCGGGACGGTCCATGGAAGAGCGGATCTTCCTCGTTGACTCGGTGGAGGACGCCGTGGCAGTTCTGCGCGGCTGA
- a CDS encoding matrixin family metalloprotease, translating to MDQRGRIGGAVVEGQPPRHPGRRARVGSTGALRFVFTGALFSAALFGAAMVLDNPRFKDLLDIRLGPGGQQEGPAQPTGEAGSNAPAEARTGAPPAGLEEAEVPLGEPVPPAVGSDSYKFLAVNGDGSPVGYSPCRPLHYVVNDDLAPAGAQQLVSDAIITISAATGITFVYDGTTSEQPSPQRPPYQPDEYGERWAPLLIAWTTPEVAPQLKGKVIGTGGSTHYGYDDGPKTFVTGGLDLDAAQIADDLLDPDGHLYATAVILHELSHVMGLDHVADPTQLMYPEIGTPEGLSAGDLNGLYELSKAQCRKDL from the coding sequence GTGGATCAAAGGGGACGCATTGGGGGTGCAGTAGTGGAGGGCCAGCCGCCGCGCCATCCCGGAAGACGGGCGCGCGTTGGAAGCACCGGCGCCCTTCGGTTCGTGTTCACGGGTGCCCTGTTCTCCGCAGCACTGTTCGGCGCCGCAATGGTGCTGGACAACCCGCGGTTCAAGGATCTCCTTGATATCCGGCTCGGCCCTGGCGGCCAGCAGGAGGGGCCGGCACAGCCCACCGGCGAAGCTGGTTCGAATGCACCGGCCGAGGCACGGACCGGAGCCCCACCGGCGGGACTTGAAGAAGCGGAAGTGCCCTTGGGTGAGCCCGTGCCGCCGGCTGTGGGAAGCGACTCGTACAAGTTCCTTGCGGTCAACGGCGACGGCAGTCCCGTGGGCTACTCCCCCTGCCGGCCGCTGCACTATGTGGTCAACGATGACCTGGCCCCGGCCGGCGCGCAGCAACTGGTTTCGGACGCGATCATCACTATTTCCGCCGCCACCGGCATCACCTTTGTCTACGACGGCACCACGAGTGAGCAGCCTTCACCGCAGCGGCCCCCGTACCAGCCTGACGAGTACGGCGAGCGCTGGGCGCCGCTGCTCATCGCGTGGACCACCCCGGAGGTTGCCCCGCAGCTGAAGGGGAAAGTGATCGGCACGGGCGGCAGCACCCATTACGGCTACGACGACGGCCCCAAGACGTTCGTAACCGGCGGCCTCGACCTGGACGCGGCGCAGATCGCTGACGACCTCCTGGATCCGGACGGCCATCTCTACGCCACAGCCGTGATCCTGCACGAGCTCAGCCACGTGATGGGGCTGGACCACGTGGCTGATCCCACCCAGCTGATGTACCCGGAGATTGGCACTCCGGAGGGCCTGTCAGCCGGCGATCTCAACGGCCTGTACGAGCTGAGCAAAGCGCAGTGCCGGAAGGATCTGTAA
- a CDS encoding VIT1/CCC1 transporter family protein yields MSQHAHPNHQQAPAREGSQPTPSDIRRWRQYLADERAEAAVYRDLAQNRQGEERDILLALAEAEGRHEEHWLRLLAGHAGKPRPASLRSQLLGFLARHFGSVFVLALAQRAEGRSPYAKDPNATEAMAADEQIHEEVVRGLATRGRNRLAGTFRAAVFGANDGLVSNLSLVMGMAASGVASSVVLLSGIAGLLAGAMSMGAGEFISVRSQRELLAATRPTQITLAAAPKLDLEHNELLLVYLARGMSQEAAQHRVSERTGLLSCDCDPSLSLQPELPDAEDEHQAVGTAWGAALSSFCFFASGAIVPILPFIFGLTGVPALVVAGVLVGLALLVTGGIVGLLSGTSPLTRGLRQLAIGLGAAAVTYLLGLVFGTVVG; encoded by the coding sequence GTGTCGCAGCACGCCCATCCCAACCATCAACAAGCCCCAGCCAGGGAAGGGTCCCAGCCCACGCCCTCGGACATCCGCCGCTGGCGCCAGTACCTGGCCGACGAACGTGCAGAGGCCGCCGTCTATCGGGATCTGGCGCAGAACCGGCAGGGCGAAGAGCGGGACATCCTGCTTGCACTTGCGGAAGCAGAGGGCCGGCACGAGGAACACTGGCTCCGCCTTCTGGCGGGGCATGCAGGGAAACCGCGTCCGGCCTCCCTCCGCAGCCAGCTGCTGGGTTTCCTGGCCAGGCACTTCGGTTCGGTCTTCGTCCTTGCCCTGGCCCAGCGCGCCGAAGGCCGCTCCCCTTACGCCAAGGACCCCAACGCCACCGAGGCGATGGCTGCCGACGAGCAGATCCACGAGGAAGTGGTCCGCGGGCTTGCCACCCGGGGGCGGAACCGCCTGGCAGGCACATTCCGCGCCGCCGTCTTCGGCGCGAACGACGGCCTGGTCAGCAACCTCTCCCTGGTGATGGGCATGGCGGCGTCCGGCGTGGCCAGCAGCGTGGTGCTGCTCAGCGGCATCGCCGGGCTTCTGGCGGGAGCGATGTCGATGGGTGCCGGCGAATTCATCTCCGTCCGCTCCCAGCGGGAGCTCCTCGCAGCCACCCGCCCCACGCAGATCACCCTGGCGGCGGCGCCAAAGCTTGACCTCGAGCACAACGAACTCCTGCTCGTATACCTGGCCCGGGGAATGTCGCAGGAAGCGGCCCAGCACCGGGTGTCCGAACGCACGGGCCTCCTGTCCTGCGACTGCGACCCCAGCCTCTCCCTCCAGCCGGAGCTGCCGGACGCCGAGGACGAGCACCAAGCCGTAGGGACCGCCTGGGGAGCGGCACTGTCCAGCTTCTGCTTCTTTGCCTCCGGCGCCATCGTGCCCATCCTGCCGTTCATCTTCGGGCTGACCGGAGTACCTGCGCTCGTGGTGGCCGGCGTGCTCGTGGGCCTTGCCCTGCTGGTCACCGGCGGCATCGTCGGTCTGCTCTCCGGAACATCACCCCTGACCCGCGGCCTGCGCCAACTCGCGATCGGACTTGGCGCCGCTGCCGTCACCTACCTGCTGGGGCTGGTCTTCGGCACCGTTGTTGGTTAG
- a CDS encoding helix-turn-helix domain-containing protein, translating to MKALPVEPSNVPVAIGSRIRAARQSQRLTIEQVADATGLTKGFLSRVERDLTSPSVASLVTLCQVLSISIGDLFAAPETHLTKRNEGPRISLGGQGIVERLLTARSERRIQIIQACIEPHGRGESELYAVDCDVDVLHVIKGNIRLILTNEQYDLSAGDTVTFPGREPHTWVNPTDKPVEVLWVLVPAASR from the coding sequence ATGAAGGCACTGCCAGTTGAGCCGAGCAACGTGCCCGTTGCCATCGGGTCCAGGATCCGGGCCGCACGGCAGTCCCAGCGGCTCACCATCGAGCAGGTTGCTGACGCCACCGGGCTTACCAAGGGGTTCCTCAGCCGGGTGGAACGGGACCTGACGTCGCCGTCGGTCGCGTCGCTGGTGACACTCTGCCAGGTCCTGTCGATTTCCATTGGAGACCTGTTTGCCGCGCCGGAGACCCACCTCACCAAGCGCAACGAAGGGCCGCGGATCTCGCTCGGAGGCCAGGGGATCGTCGAGCGGCTGCTGACGGCCCGTTCGGAGCGGCGTATCCAGATCATCCAGGCCTGCATCGAGCCGCACGGCCGGGGCGAGTCCGAGCTCTACGCGGTGGACTGCGACGTTGACGTGCTCCATGTGATCAAGGGCAATATCCGGCTGATCCTCACCAACGAGCAGTACGACCTCAGCGCCGGGGATACCGTCACTTTCCCCGGCCGCGAGCCGCACACCTGGGTCAACCCGACTGACAAGCCCGTCGAGGTCCTCTGGGTCCTGGTTCCCGCCGCGAGCCGCTGA
- a CDS encoding endonuclease domain-containing protein, translating into MDILEYLVHAGGAARTGQLLDAGYSRRNIAGLLKLGARQPRRGIFLAPGCNEELAAALHHNGRLTCASAAAHYGLWIRNPPAQLHLACNHGHGAGFIRHRTTRFPSDQLQPFAAVEDVVLHGLGCLPPPASTALATSAIRLHGVPVELLKDQLRGDRSAPALRTLRVLDLRAESIVEVDAQHLFRTNGIGFEPQVFLPGIGRVDFLLDGFLIVEIDGYAFHSQRADMLRDRDRNNSSTVKGYAVLRYMPEHIWFNQQQVLDDIQAALALRTARSS; encoded by the coding sequence ATGGACATCCTCGAGTACCTCGTGCACGCCGGTGGAGCAGCCCGAACTGGCCAACTTCTCGATGCCGGCTATTCAAGAAGGAATATTGCCGGGCTGCTGAAGCTAGGGGCCAGGCAACCGCGGCGCGGGATCTTCCTGGCTCCAGGCTGCAACGAGGAGCTGGCAGCAGCCCTCCACCACAACGGCAGGCTGACGTGCGCCAGCGCTGCCGCCCATTACGGACTTTGGATCCGGAACCCGCCGGCCCAACTGCACCTGGCTTGCAACCACGGTCACGGCGCGGGGTTCATCCGGCATCGCACCACACGTTTCCCCTCAGACCAGCTCCAGCCCTTCGCGGCAGTGGAGGACGTCGTGCTGCACGGACTGGGCTGCCTGCCGCCGCCGGCGTCCACCGCCCTTGCCACCTCGGCCATCCGGCTTCATGGGGTGCCGGTGGAACTCCTGAAGGACCAGCTCCGTGGAGACCGGTCGGCGCCGGCTCTGCGGACACTTCGCGTGCTGGACCTGCGGGCCGAGTCAATTGTGGAGGTAGACGCGCAGCACCTGTTCCGGACCAACGGCATCGGCTTTGAACCGCAGGTGTTCCTGCCTGGCATCGGGCGGGTTGACTTCCTCCTGGACGGCTTCCTCATTGTTGAGATTGACGGTTACGCATTCCACTCACAACGGGCGGACATGCTCAGGGATAGGGACCGGAACAACTCATCAACCGTCAAGGGTTACGCCGTTCTTCGCTATATGCCCGAGCACATCTGGTTCAACCAGCAACAAGTTTTGGACGACATCCAAGCGGCGCTCGCGCTCAGAACCGCCCGGTCCAGCTGA
- the speB gene encoding agmatinase, translated as MEELRIEANGNLGPIDSSRIPRYAGAATYARLPRLDQVEKADVTVVGVPFDSGVSYRPGARFGANHIREASRLLRPYNPAWDVSPFENIQVADAGDMAVNPFNINEAIETIQQNALDLTGAGSKLVTLGGDHTIALPLLRAAAERAGEPIAMLHFDAHLDTWDTYFGAEYTHGTPFRRAVEEGILDTEAISHIGTRGPLYGKKDLDDDHRFGFGIVTSADVYYQGVLETVAKVRDRIGSRPLYISVDIDVLDPAHAPGTGTPEAGGITSRELLEIIRGFRGMNLVGADVVEVAPAYDHAEITGVAASHVAYELVTLMADNAVPGDRFGAETGYAAQALGQEVRRPAGFAAAGKE; from the coding sequence TTGGAAGAGCTGCGCATCGAAGCCAACGGCAACCTTGGCCCCATCGATTCATCCCGCATCCCCCGTTACGCCGGGGCTGCCACCTACGCCCGCCTTCCGCGCCTTGACCAGGTGGAAAAAGCAGATGTCACCGTGGTGGGCGTGCCCTTCGACTCCGGAGTCTCCTACCGCCCGGGGGCGCGTTTCGGCGCAAACCATATCCGTGAAGCCAGCCGCCTCCTGCGCCCCTACAACCCCGCTTGGGATGTGAGCCCGTTCGAAAACATCCAGGTGGCCGACGCCGGGGACATGGCAGTCAACCCGTTCAACATCAACGAAGCCATCGAAACCATTCAGCAGAACGCCCTGGACCTGACGGGCGCCGGCAGCAAACTGGTGACCCTGGGCGGGGACCACACCATCGCGCTGCCCCTGCTCCGGGCTGCCGCCGAACGCGCCGGGGAACCCATCGCCATGCTCCACTTCGACGCGCACCTGGACACCTGGGACACCTACTTCGGCGCCGAGTACACCCACGGCACGCCGTTCCGCCGTGCCGTCGAGGAGGGCATTCTCGACACCGAAGCCATCAGCCACATCGGCACCCGCGGCCCGCTGTACGGCAAAAAGGATCTCGACGACGACCACCGCTTTGGCTTCGGCATCGTCACCTCAGCCGACGTCTACTACCAGGGCGTCCTGGAAACCGTGGCCAAGGTCCGCGACCGGATCGGCAGCCGTCCCCTGTACATCTCGGTGGACATTGACGTCCTGGACCCAGCCCACGCTCCCGGTACCGGCACCCCGGAAGCCGGCGGCATCACCAGCCGCGAACTGCTCGAAATCATCCGGGGCTTCCGCGGTATGAACCTGGTGGGCGCCGACGTCGTGGAGGTAGCTCCCGCCTACGACCACGCTGAAATCACCGGCGTGGCAGCCAGCCACGTCGCCTACGAACTGGTGACCCTGATGGCGGACAACGCCGTACCCGGTGACCGCTTCGGAGCGGAAACTGGCTACGCAGCCCAGGCGCTCGGCCAGGAAGTCCGCCGCCCGGCAGGCTTCGCAGCTGCCGGCAAGGAGTAA
- a CDS encoding thiamine pyrophosphate-binding protein has protein sequence MIDSDPGTAAAGAGSNAGTGARNGGDLVVETLEALGAKTVFGIPGQHALGLFDAMGRGNLQFVSSRVENNSAFAADGYSRATGEVGVLFLSTGPGALTSLAGLQEAYATGVPMVVVASQIPLEGLGARRKGMLHQLDDQKASAANVTKSQRLIQHASGIPSAIQDAWTEAISSPQGPVWIEIPQNVLLDPIMVPPVEDALAEAADNPPRVELVREAVKWLQAAERPAIIAGGGTRRGKAEKALLSIAEKLRALVICTPGGNGAFPWTHELSLQSWIEDRYMTDVLEDADVLVVIGSSLGEVTSNYFTFQPRGRIIQIDAEPRVLESNRPGLGIRADAGQALVALDEALQLEPAHPRPNWHGVSPEDLVQESLAKVRARLESQDLAKELKFMADIREAVPADMQTFWDMTIAAYWGWSCWDAREGQFHSAQGAGGLGYGFPAAIGAAVGLKTLGKPGRVLAVSGDGSSMYSISELATARQHNVPVTWLIVDDGGYGILREYMVGAFGKATATELARPDFVKLAEAFGVPATKVAPEDVGEALKAGFAADGPNVVVVETLLKMFAPTHLAE, from the coding sequence ATGATCGATTCCGATCCGGGGACGGCGGCCGCGGGTGCAGGGAGCAACGCAGGGACAGGTGCACGCAACGGCGGGGACCTCGTCGTCGAGACCCTCGAGGCGCTGGGCGCCAAGACCGTCTTTGGCATCCCGGGGCAACACGCTTTGGGACTGTTTGACGCGATGGGCCGGGGAAACCTGCAGTTCGTCTCCTCGCGGGTGGAGAACAACTCCGCCTTCGCCGCGGACGGCTACTCACGCGCCACCGGTGAAGTGGGGGTTCTGTTCCTTTCCACCGGCCCCGGGGCGCTGACGTCCCTGGCCGGGCTGCAGGAAGCGTACGCCACAGGTGTGCCGATGGTGGTGGTGGCCAGCCAGATTCCGCTGGAAGGCCTCGGCGCCCGGCGCAAGGGCATGCTGCACCAGCTCGATGACCAAAAAGCGTCGGCCGCCAACGTCACCAAGAGCCAGCGGCTGATCCAGCATGCATCCGGCATCCCGTCCGCCATCCAGGACGCCTGGACCGAGGCGATCTCCTCGCCCCAGGGGCCGGTGTGGATCGAAATCCCGCAGAACGTCCTGCTCGATCCGATCATGGTTCCGCCGGTGGAGGACGCGCTCGCGGAAGCGGCGGACAACCCGCCGCGCGTTGAGCTGGTCCGCGAAGCGGTGAAATGGCTGCAGGCGGCCGAGCGGCCGGCGATCATCGCCGGCGGCGGAACCCGCCGGGGCAAGGCGGAGAAGGCCCTGCTGTCCATCGCGGAGAAGCTTCGCGCCCTGGTCATCTGCACTCCGGGCGGCAACGGCGCCTTCCCCTGGACCCACGAGTTGTCGCTGCAGTCCTGGATCGAGGACCGCTATATGACCGATGTGCTGGAGGACGCCGATGTCCTGGTGGTCATCGGTTCATCCCTGGGCGAGGTCACCTCCAACTACTTCACCTTCCAACCGCGCGGCCGCATCATCCAGATCGATGCTGAACCCCGCGTGCTGGAATCCAACCGCCCAGGGCTGGGCATCCGCGCCGACGCCGGCCAGGCCCTCGTCGCCCTGGATGAGGCACTGCAGCTGGAGCCGGCACATCCCAGGCCCAACTGGCATGGAGTGTCGCCGGAGGACCTGGTGCAGGAATCGCTGGCCAAAGTCCGCGCCCGCCTGGAATCCCAGGACCTGGCCAAGGAACTGAAGTTCATGGCAGACATCCGCGAGGCAGTGCCGGCGGACATGCAGACCTTCTGGGACATGACCATCGCCGCCTACTGGGGCTGGAGCTGCTGGGACGCCCGCGAGGGCCAGTTCCACTCCGCACAGGGTGCGGGGGGCCTGGGCTACGGCTTCCCTGCGGCGATCGGAGCGGCGGTGGGCCTGAAAACACTGGGCAAACCCGGCCGGGTGCTCGCAGTGTCAGGTGACGGCTCGTCCATGTACTCCATTTCCGAACTGGCGACAGCCAGGCAGCACAATGTGCCGGTCACCTGGCTCATCGTGGACGACGGCGGCTACGGCATCCTGCGCGAATACATGGTGGGCGCCTTCGGCAAGGCAACCGCCACTGAACTGGCACGCCCCGACTTTGTTAAGCTCGCCGAAGCATTCGGTGTGCCGGCCACTAAAGTGGCACCCGAGGATGTGGGGGAGGCGCTGAAGGCGGGATTCGCCGCAGACGGGCCCAACGTCGTCGTGGTGGAAACGCTCCTGAAAATGTTCGCACCCACCCACCTGGCTGAGTGA
- a CDS encoding MarR family winged helix-turn-helix transcriptional regulator, whose amino-acid sequence MAVAPDTAADLVYQIFNLQRAVRCIATANVRGQETGVALQGVLRFVGEGETRATRLAERLGVSAPVLSRHIADLEEQGLVVRRQDPLDGRAQLVALTPLGVERLRNIEEQRTAVLQDYLSDWTEEDAGDTAKSLRRLTESLKKSARATAAGTTNEDKTLEESLNG is encoded by the coding sequence ATGGCAGTAGCACCGGATACGGCAGCGGATCTCGTCTACCAGATCTTCAATCTCCAGCGCGCGGTGCGGTGCATCGCCACCGCCAACGTCCGCGGGCAGGAGACGGGAGTGGCCCTTCAAGGGGTCCTGCGGTTCGTGGGGGAGGGGGAAACCCGTGCCACCCGGCTGGCCGAGCGGCTGGGAGTCAGCGCGCCCGTCCTCAGCCGCCACATCGCGGACCTGGAGGAGCAGGGCCTGGTGGTCCGCAGGCAGGATCCCCTCGACGGCAGGGCCCAGCTGGTTGCCCTCACGCCGCTGGGAGTGGAGAGACTCCGCAACATCGAAGAGCAGCGGACCGCGGTCCTCCAGGACTACCTGAGCGACTGGACCGAGGAGGACGCGGGCGACACGGCGAAATCGCTCCGCAGGCTCACCGAATCGCTCAAGAAATCAGCCCGGGCAACGGCGGCCGGCACCACCAATGAAGACAAGACTTTGGAGGAGTCACTTAATGGCTAA